A single region of the Prochlorococcus marinus str. MIT 0917 genome encodes:
- a CDS encoding glycosyltransferase family 2 protein → MLISVVIPTYNRLSILRKCLYALENQILNVEIHNFEIVLVDDGSTDGTVEWLRNNIETFPHLRLFEQSHGGPALGRNLGVEKSEGELIVFIDSDLVVDRYFLMNHINTLFRAWEKLGNRKCFTYGSVINTSNFNNPNSEHFKLQDLSWAYFATGNVAIDKKVLEISGLFDTSFRLYGWEDLELGERLRNMGVKLIKCPKAIGYHWHPALALDQIPQLIRTEKERAKMGLVFYRKHPSLRVKFIIQYTLFHRCLWEFLTFGGLINTKTLRPLLAFLIKNGQSGLAMELLRLPLNLIGVRQIFREASLIGL, encoded by the coding sequence ATGTTAATTAGCGTTGTTATACCGACTTACAACAGACTTTCGATACTAAGAAAGTGTCTATATGCATTAGAAAATCAAATTTTGAATGTTGAAATTCATAATTTTGAAATTGTATTAGTCGATGACGGTTCAACAGATGGGACAGTTGAGTGGCTAAGAAATAATATTGAGACTTTTCCTCATTTAAGGCTTTTTGAACAATCCCATGGAGGCCCTGCTCTTGGAAGAAATCTTGGTGTGGAAAAGTCGGAAGGTGAATTAATTGTTTTTATAGATAGTGATCTAGTTGTTGACAGATATTTCCTTATGAACCATATTAATACCTTGTTCAGAGCCTGGGAAAAACTTGGTAATAGAAAATGTTTTACCTATGGATCAGTCATAAATACTTCTAATTTTAATAATCCAAATTCTGAACATTTTAAACTTCAAGACTTGTCTTGGGCTTACTTCGCCACTGGAAATGTTGCTATTGATAAAAAGGTTTTAGAAATATCAGGCCTTTTTGACACATCTTTTCGGCTATATGGTTGGGAAGATTTGGAATTAGGAGAAAGACTAAGAAATATGGGAGTTAAACTTATCAAATGTCCAAAAGCTATTGGATACCATTGGCATCCTGCTTTAGCTCTTGATCAAATTCCTCAGTTAATTCGAACTGAAAAAGAGAGAGCAAAGATGGGATTAGTCTTTTATCGTAAGCACCCAAGCTTGAGGGTTAAATTTATAATTCAATACACTTTATTTCATCGTTGTCTTTGGGAATTTTTAACTTTTGGTGGACTTATTAATACGAAGACTCTAAGACCTCTTTTGGCTTTTCTAATTAAGAATGGTCAATCTGGCTTGGCTATGGAATTGTTAAGACTTCCTCTTAATTTGATTGGAGTGAGGCAAATTTTTAGAGAAGCATCATTAATTGGACTCTGA
- a CDS encoding M15 family metallopeptidase has translation MKLRPWNNIKINDCNEPLISIPQSIFRLTPHPYMSLGAPYLTGADPWVLRRGVLKRLIRAQKKLSEINPKLQLALFDAWRPISVQKFMFNYTIQETCKSKGVDINDLSVNGGINDVIEEVGRFWAKPSSDPLMPPPHSTGAAIDLTLADITGKALDLGGEIDFIGPESSPDFYKKDSFMMPDSKYHVFQDRRSLLFSVMEQAGFVQHPNEWWHFSYGDQLWSWLTKKGNAIYGGAFEVSKDITLSEPSLVT, from the coding sequence ATAAAGTTGAGGCCTTGGAATAATATCAAAATAAATGACTGTAATGAGCCTTTAATTTCTATTCCACAATCTATATTTCGTTTAACACCTCATCCTTATATGTCGTTAGGTGCTCCATATTTAACTGGAGCTGATCCATGGGTTTTACGTAGAGGTGTTTTAAAACGATTAATACGTGCTCAAAAAAAACTTTCCGAAATTAATCCCAAATTGCAATTGGCTTTGTTTGATGCTTGGAGACCTATCTCTGTCCAAAAATTTATGTTTAATTACACTATTCAAGAAACTTGTAAGTCGAAGGGAGTTGATATTAATGATCTTTCAGTCAATGGAGGTATCAATGATGTAATTGAGGAGGTTGGCCGTTTCTGGGCAAAACCATCTTCTGATCCTCTTATGCCGCCTCCGCACAGTACTGGTGCAGCTATTGATTTGACACTTGCTGATATAACTGGTAAGGCATTAGATCTTGGTGGGGAAATAGATTTTATTGGACCTGAATCTAGTCCTGACTTTTATAAGAAAGACTCTTTTATGATGCCTGATTCAAAATATCACGTTTTTCAGGATAGAAGATCTCTATTGTTTTCAGTTATGGAACAGGCTGGTTTTGTTCAACACCCAAACGAATGGTGGCATTTTAGCTATGGAGATCAATTATGGTCTTGGTTAACGAAGAAAGGTAATGCTATTTATGGGGGTGCATTTGAGGTGAGTAAAGACATTACACTTTCAGAGCCAAGTTTAGTCACATGA
- the devC gene encoding ABC transporter permease DevC, protein MELNNFLNKRKIPLAWLLLTRQPLRILVAIAGISFAGILMFMQLGFRDGLFDASVTVHKLFDADLVLISPRSKSSISMSGFPRRRLVQAMAHKDVTGITAVNWNFLLWRNPENLSTRSILALGFEPNKPLLIDSDFERKAKTLKNKGRVLFDDLSRDEFGPISSWFKSGRLVETEVAGKRVRVSGIVSLGPSFGADGNLITSRETYLELSPGNPQGSIEIGLVRLDKGSDIEKVVRSLNISLPSDVKVMSLKSFIDFEKNYWKSSTSIGFIFTLGAAMGFIVGCVIVYQILYSDVSDHLPEYATLMAMGYNLRSLLGVVAREGFILSIMGYIPAYISGQALYALVRLSTKLPVEMSFSRASIIFCLILFMCMGSALAAMKKLADADPAEIF, encoded by the coding sequence GTGGAATTAAATAATTTTTTAAACAAAAGAAAAATACCTCTTGCTTGGCTTTTGCTGACAAGACAACCTTTACGAATATTGGTAGCTATTGCAGGAATATCATTTGCTGGAATCTTGATGTTTATGCAATTAGGTTTTAGAGATGGTTTGTTTGATGCAAGTGTTACTGTTCATAAGTTATTTGACGCAGATTTAGTATTAATTAGTCCCCGCTCAAAAAGTTCAATAAGTATGAGTGGGTTCCCTCGAAGAAGATTAGTTCAAGCAATGGCACATAAGGATGTTACTGGAATAACTGCGGTTAATTGGAATTTTCTGCTTTGGCGAAACCCTGAAAATTTATCAACAAGATCTATTCTTGCTTTAGGTTTTGAGCCAAATAAGCCATTGTTGATTGATTCTGATTTTGAGAGAAAGGCTAAAACTTTAAAAAACAAAGGAAGGGTTTTATTTGATGATCTTTCCAGAGATGAATTTGGACCTATATCTTCATGGTTTAAATCAGGACGTTTAGTTGAAACTGAAGTCGCAGGTAAAAGAGTTAGGGTTTCTGGAATAGTCAGTTTAGGTCCTTCCTTTGGTGCAGATGGGAATTTAATAACTAGCAGAGAGACATACTTAGAATTATCTCCGGGTAATCCCCAAGGAAGTATTGAAATTGGTTTGGTAAGGTTAGATAAGGGATCTGATATTGAAAAAGTTGTTCGCTCTTTGAATATAAGTTTGCCTAGTGATGTTAAGGTTATGTCTTTGAAATCATTTATAGATTTTGAAAAGAATTATTGGAAAAGTAGTACATCGATTGGATTTATTTTTACATTGGGTGCTGCAATGGGATTTATTGTTGGTTGTGTAATTGTTTATCAAATTCTCTATAGTGATGTTAGTGATCATTTGCCTGAATATGCAACCTTAATGGCTATGGGATATAACTTAAGAAGCCTTTTAGGAGTAGTAGCTAGAGAAGGATTTATTTTATCAATAATGGGATATATTCCTGCATATATTTCTGGACAAGCTTTGTATGCTTTGGTTAGATTATCAACTAAATTACCTGTTGAAATGAGTTTTAGTAGAGCATCTATTATATTTTGCTTGATACTTTTTATGTGTATGGGATCTGCATTAGCAGCCATGAAAAAATTGGCAGATGCGGATCCTGCTGAGATATTTTAA
- a CDS encoding adenylate cyclase: MSKKKHLFDSNFDPLDQINLLKDKCNNISPMLYRVNSFYLEELRNLLPQTIKTSLFSLITDRLGDDFGFSTYSSRKIFQLKIDKLVSDNMSLITIEHLNELANKIDEENIRHLNNAKDGMLHTLNKKKDSDKSESFSSANSINISSIPPLDNLSITEGWNGELKAPYSLDDKEPYLNSKISEKDDLIKNSNNEYHSLKDDINNSDTLNLRSKDIEILQSIFALTDESNTSQIDSKTDDSSYDPNSTGDVKSNRFLPQSPIGLYEWMISIDTALVRRLRDLSHSINTELLKSGLLNTLVPINVLDAALSGQLISSKSISNILTFKLPTNNPLASGGLDIDCLLITPSDMEFDNPRLRKNRTNIKHYQNVLLGMIKQQRYWQGRSVADEVNKEWWKDTTKI; this comes from the coding sequence TTGTCTAAAAAAAAGCATTTATTTGACTCTAATTTTGATCCTTTAGATCAAATAAATTTACTTAAGGACAAATGTAATAATATATCTCCTATGTTATATAGGGTAAATTCTTTTTATCTAGAGGAACTAAGAAACTTACTTCCTCAAACTATAAAAACTTCATTATTCTCTCTCATTACAGATAGACTTGGAGATGATTTTGGCTTCTCAACATATAGCTCAAGAAAAATATTCCAGTTGAAAATTGATAAATTAGTTTCAGATAATATGTCATTAATAACAATTGAACATTTAAATGAATTGGCTAATAAAATTGATGAAGAGAATATTCGTCATTTAAATAATGCTAAAGATGGAATGTTGCATACACTAAATAAGAAAAAAGATTCTGATAAATCAGAATCTTTTAGCAGTGCTAACTCTATTAATATTAGTTCCATTCCTCCATTAGATAACTTATCAATTACTGAAGGATGGAATGGAGAATTAAAAGCTCCATATTCATTAGATGACAAAGAACCTTATCTAAACAGTAAAATATCAGAAAAAGACGATTTAATTAAAAATTCAAATAATGAATATCATTCATTAAAAGATGATATTAATAATTCCGATACTTTAAATTTGAGAAGTAAAGATATTGAAATTTTACAGTCAATATTTGCCTTGACTGATGAATCTAATACAAGTCAAATAGATTCAAAAACAGATGATTCATCTTATGATCCTAACTCTACTGGAGATGTGAAAAGCAATCGCTTTTTACCACAATCACCTATTGGATTATATGAATGGATGATTTCTATAGATACAGCTTTGGTTCGAAGATTGCGTGACCTTTCACATTCCATCAATACTGAGCTTTTAAAATCTGGCTTGTTAAATACGCTTGTACCAATTAATGTTTTAGATGCTGCATTGTCAGGCCAATTAATTTCTTCTAAATCCATATCCAATATTCTTACTTTTAAATTACCAACGAATAATCCATTAGCTTCTGGAGGATTAGACATTGATTGCTTGTTAATTACACCTTCGGATATGGAATTTGATAATCCAAGACTTAGAAAAAATAGAACTAATATTAAACATTATCAAAATGTACTCTTAGGTATGATTAAACAACAACGTTACTGGCAAGGTCGCTCCGTAGCAGATGAGGTTAATAAAGAATGGTGGAAGGATACAACCAAAATATAA
- the recG gene encoding ATP-dependent DNA helicase RecG, protein MVEGYNQNISSTEFTSTPDSKSSELVSWIRSLQQALTVEVDRGFINIQGRTNKFSYFVSGYLLSCPSTAVNQSHLSKLKELASDYERYSTMSTDDRRRIVVQTRQTLHNLYKEQEGAKHIEVNKIKIKTSHDSSAYRRGSSINSLSLGSSISAIKGVGAKQAERLSSLGLILIRDLINYFPRDYVDYTSLKTINKSQVGQNVTIVAKVRRCSSFKSPKNPNLSILELFIKDKTGGMKVTKFFAGRRNSSIAYVKSQQNLYAVGATVAVSGLVKESRYGKSLNDPLIEIIDSHNGYLKSKLIGQIFPVYSLTEGITADKFRDLVQSILFLTSEIKEPLPKDTLKRLDLPTKKEAFFYIHNPENSRTLAKAKRRIVFEEFLLLQVSLLLRRELHKKCNSPQLSIELSSNSLVKKFLSILPFSLTDAQKRVLKEIEADIVKSEPMSRLLQGDVGSGKTVIAISALLTAVQSGWQAAFMAPTEVLASQHYQTLSKWIPELGINTDLLTGSTPKSRRKEILTDLVNGSTKILVGTHALFEDPVVFDRLGLVVVDEQHRFGVKQRNKLLNKGLQPHLLTMTATPIPRTLALTLHGDLDVSQLDELPPGRTPINTQLISPKEKEFAYDLIRSEINKGHQIYVVLPLIEESEKLELSSAVDVHHQLSTDVFSDFTVELLHGKMKSVEKQEVIRNFLNKKSDILVSTTVIEVGVDVPNASVMLIEDSDRFGLAQLHQLRGRVGRGASKSYCLLSHQNKNKSSRQRLEVLVNSNDGFEISEIDLRFRGPGQVLGTKQSGLPDFALASLANDADVLELARNEARNILDSDPSLTNNFMLRSLIKEQWEKLKIGNKLN, encoded by the coding sequence ATGGTGGAAGGATACAACCAAAATATAAGCAGCACTGAGTTTACATCTACTCCTGATAGCAAATCGAGTGAACTAGTATCTTGGATTCGATCTTTACAACAAGCTTTAACAGTTGAAGTTGATCGTGGGTTTATTAATATTCAAGGAAGAACAAACAAATTTTCTTATTTTGTAAGTGGATATTTATTAAGCTGCCCTTCCACAGCTGTTAATCAAAGTCATCTTTCTAAATTAAAGGAATTAGCTTCAGATTATGAAAGATATTCAACTATGTCTACAGATGATAGGCGTAGAATAGTTGTTCAGACAAGACAGACTCTTCATAATCTATATAAAGAGCAAGAAGGTGCAAAGCATATAGAAGTAAATAAAATTAAGATAAAAACGTCGCATGACTCATCTGCTTATAGGAGAGGTTCATCGATAAATTCATTAAGTTTAGGAAGCTCTATTTCGGCTATTAAAGGGGTAGGAGCAAAACAAGCTGAGAGATTGTCTTCATTGGGTCTAATCTTAATTCGGGATCTCATAAATTATTTTCCTCGTGATTATGTTGATTACACTTCACTGAAAACCATTAATAAAAGTCAAGTTGGCCAGAATGTAACTATCGTCGCAAAAGTTAGACGTTGTAGTTCATTTAAAAGTCCTAAAAACCCAAATCTTTCAATTCTTGAGTTGTTTATAAAAGATAAGACGGGAGGAATGAAAGTTACTAAATTTTTTGCTGGTCGTCGTAATAGTAGTATTGCTTATGTAAAATCTCAGCAAAATTTGTACGCTGTTGGCGCGACTGTTGCGGTAAGCGGGCTAGTTAAGGAAAGTAGATATGGTAAGTCATTAAATGATCCTTTAATAGAAATCATAGATAGTCATAATGGTTATTTGAAATCTAAATTAATTGGTCAGATATTTCCTGTTTATTCTCTAACTGAAGGAATTACTGCTGATAAATTCAGGGATCTAGTACAATCCATTCTTTTTTTGACATCTGAAATAAAGGAGCCACTCCCTAAAGATACATTAAAAAGACTAGACTTACCTACGAAGAAAGAAGCTTTTTTTTATATTCATAATCCTGAAAATTCTAGGACTTTAGCTAAAGCAAAAAGAAGAATTGTGTTCGAAGAGTTTTTATTGTTGCAGGTTAGTCTTCTTTTAAGACGAGAATTACATAAGAAATGTAATTCTCCTCAATTAAGTATTGAGCTAAGTAGTAATAGCCTAGTTAAGAAATTTTTGAGTATTCTTCCTTTCTCTCTCACCGATGCTCAAAAAAGGGTTTTAAAGGAAATTGAAGCAGATATAGTTAAATCTGAACCAATGTCTCGACTCTTGCAAGGGGATGTTGGGAGTGGAAAAACTGTTATCGCTATTTCAGCACTTCTGACTGCAGTACAATCAGGATGGCAGGCTGCTTTTATGGCACCAACTGAGGTACTTGCTTCACAACACTATCAAACATTAAGTAAATGGATACCTGAACTTGGAATAAATACTGATCTATTAACTGGTTCTACCCCTAAGTCTCGTCGTAAAGAAATTCTTACTGATTTAGTCAATGGATCTACAAAAATTCTTGTAGGAACTCATGCATTATTTGAAGACCCAGTTGTATTTGATCGACTTGGTCTTGTTGTTGTAGATGAACAACATCGCTTTGGCGTTAAGCAGAGGAATAAGCTTTTGAACAAAGGCTTGCAACCTCATTTGCTGACAATGACTGCTACACCCATTCCTAGAACCTTGGCACTTACTCTGCATGGTGATCTCGATGTTAGTCAATTAGATGAACTTCCCCCTGGTCGAACTCCTATCAATACTCAGCTGATATCACCTAAAGAAAAAGAGTTTGCCTATGATTTAATAAGGAGTGAAATCAATAAAGGACATCAAATTTATGTTGTTCTACCTTTAATCGAAGAGTCCGAAAAACTTGAACTCAGCTCAGCTGTTGACGTACATCATCAATTGTCTACTGATGTTTTTTCAGATTTTACTGTTGAATTACTACATGGGAAAATGAAAAGTGTGGAAAAGCAAGAGGTCATTCGTAATTTTCTTAACAAAAAAAGTGACATTTTAGTTTCCACGACGGTTATAGAAGTAGGTGTTGATGTTCCCAATGCCAGTGTAATGCTAATAGAAGATTCTGATCGTTTTGGACTTGCTCAATTGCATCAATTAAGGGGACGTGTTGGGAGGGGAGCATCGAAGTCATACTGTCTCTTGAGCCATCAAAATAAAAACAAATCATCTCGGCAAAGATTGGAAGTTTTGGTTAATTCCAATGATGGATTTGAAATTTCTGAAATTGACTTGCGGTTTCGTGGACCAGGACAAGTCTTAGGTACCAAACAATCAGGGTTGCCTGATTTCGCGTTAGCATCATTAGCTAATGATGCTGATGTTCTTGAACTTGCGCGGAATGAGGCTCGAAATATTTTAGATTCAGATCCTAGTCTTACAAATAACTTTATGCTTCGTTCGCTTATAAAAGAACAGTGGGAAAAACTGAAGATTGGTAATAAATTAAATTAA
- the tsf gene encoding translation elongation factor Ts: MVDVTAKLVKELRDKTSAGMMDCKKALIENKGDMDKSIEWLRQKGIASAEKKSGRVAAEGAVGSYIHTGSRVGVLLELNCETDFVARGDLFQGLLRDLSMQVAACPGVEYVSVDQIPESIANKEKEIEMGRDDLSGKPDQIKAKIVEGRIGKRLKEMALLEQPFIKDSSINVEELVKQVAGKTGENIRVRRFTRYILGEGIEVKGPDFAEEVASMTSG, translated from the coding sequence ATGGTGGACGTAACAGCTAAACTCGTTAAAGAACTGCGAGATAAAACATCCGCAGGAATGATGGATTGTAAAAAAGCCCTTATCGAAAATAAGGGTGATATGGATAAGTCTATTGAGTGGTTAAGACAAAAAGGCATTGCAAGTGCTGAAAAGAAATCAGGTAGAGTTGCCGCTGAGGGCGCTGTAGGTAGTTACATTCATACAGGTTCTCGTGTAGGTGTTCTTCTAGAGTTGAACTGCGAGACTGATTTTGTTGCTAGAGGTGATTTATTTCAAGGCCTTTTGAGAGACTTATCTATGCAAGTAGCCGCTTGTCCAGGTGTTGAATATGTAAGTGTTGATCAAATTCCAGAATCAATTGCCAACAAAGAGAAAGAAATAGAGATGGGAAGAGATGACCTTTCTGGTAAGCCTGATCAAATAAAAGCTAAAATCGTTGAAGGAAGAATAGGAAAGAGATTAAAAGAAATGGCTCTCCTAGAACAGCCTTTTATAAAAGATAGTTCAATAAATGTTGAAGAGTTGGTAAAACAAGTTGCTGGAAAAACTGGAGAAAATATAAGAGTTCGACGATTTACTAGATATATACTTGGTGAAGGCATTGAGGTTAAAGGACCTGACTTTGCAGAAGAGGTCGCATCTATGACTTCAGGTTGA
- the rpsB gene encoding 30S ribosomal protein S2 codes for MAVVSLSEMMEAGAHFGHQTRRWNPKMSRYIYSARNGVHIIDLVKTAVCMNSAYKWTRGAARSGKRFLFVGTKKQASEVVAQEAIRCGASYVNQRWLGGMLTNWTTMKARIDRLKDLERMESSGAIAMRPKKEGAVLRRELERLQKYLGGLKGMRRLPDVVVLVDQRRETNAVLEARKLDIPLVSMLDTNCDPDLCEIPIPCNDDAVRSVQLVLGRLADAINEGRHGPNE; via the coding sequence ATGGCTGTAGTTTCTCTCTCAGAGATGATGGAAGCTGGTGCTCACTTTGGGCATCAGACAAGAAGATGGAATCCCAAGATGTCCCGTTACATCTATTCTGCTCGTAATGGTGTTCATATTATTGATCTGGTAAAAACGGCTGTTTGCATGAACAGCGCCTATAAGTGGACAAGAGGAGCTGCAAGAAGCGGTAAAAGATTCCTTTTTGTAGGGACTAAAAAACAAGCTTCAGAAGTGGTTGCTCAAGAAGCTATTAGGTGCGGAGCTTCTTATGTCAATCAAAGATGGTTAGGAGGTATGCTTACAAATTGGACAACTATGAAAGCAAGAATTGATAGGCTAAAAGATCTTGAAAGAATGGAATCGAGTGGTGCTATCGCAATGCGCCCCAAAAAGGAAGGAGCCGTATTACGTAGAGAATTAGAACGATTGCAAAAATATCTAGGTGGACTTAAAGGAATGAGACGTCTGCCTGATGTTGTTGTTTTAGTTGATCAAAGGCGAGAAACAAATGCTGTTTTAGAGGCCAGGAAACTTGATATCCCATTGGTTTCAATGCTTGATACTAATTGTGACCCAGATCTTTGCGAGATTCCAATACCATGTAATGATGATGCTGTTCGGTCTGTTCAACTAGTTTTGGGGAGATTAGCTGATGCTATTAATGAGGGAAGACATGGCCCCAATGAGTAG
- a CDS encoding NADPH-dependent assimilatory sulfite reductase hemoprotein subunit, whose translation MNFEDNVSTSAEDIEKTVPSPCIANNSPRAKFEQFKADSNYLNEPLQSELINDSDHFTNDAVQLLKFHGSYQQDDREHRKRGGTGKDWQMMLRLRNPAGLVPGPLFVALDDLSDRLGNKTLRATTRQCFQMHGIKKGNIKEVIGTIVRSMGSTLAACGDVNRNVMAPAAPYEKGSYPAARKLANDIADALSPQKAEKTYIDLWVDGEIKYAIKPTSEVKRTRKLQQNPGVFSGDKNEPLYGATYLPRKFKCATTVPGDNSVDILTHDIGLVTFTNAKGTIEGCNVYVGGGMGRTHNLDTTFARIADPIGFVEGKYILELVQSILALQRDYGDRKTRRHSRLKYVLHDMGVDWFKKQLTTKYFRKRIGTLRNEGDAILEDYLGWHQQSEKLWFVGIPLLSGRLTGNVKKGLRNIVEKFALDIRLTPNQDLLLCNIGNYQKTSVKNALDDIGFSDPESPEPLARHAMACPALPLCGLAMTEAERFLPELLERINNQLKSLDINKSILVRVTGCPNGCARPYMAELALVGSGLNQYQLWLGGSTNLQRLATPYLQKMPINELEKTLEPLFLSWKDTGTSSSLGDHVTKLGSESVMSLLTSNAPP comes from the coding sequence ATGAATTTCGAGGACAATGTAAGTACAAGTGCTGAAGATATAGAAAAGACTGTCCCTTCGCCATGCATAGCTAATAATTCCCCTAGAGCGAAATTTGAACAATTTAAAGCTGATAGTAATTACTTAAATGAACCCTTACAAAGCGAATTAATAAACGACAGCGATCACTTTACGAACGACGCAGTACAGCTTTTAAAATTCCATGGTAGCTATCAACAAGATGATCGGGAACATAGAAAAAGAGGCGGCACAGGTAAAGATTGGCAAATGATGCTGAGGCTAAGAAATCCAGCTGGTTTGGTTCCTGGGCCCCTATTTGTAGCATTAGATGATCTCTCTGATCGACTAGGGAATAAAACACTTAGAGCAACTACTCGTCAATGCTTCCAAATGCATGGAATAAAAAAAGGAAATATAAAAGAAGTAATAGGAACAATTGTGAGGTCAATGGGATCGACTCTTGCGGCTTGTGGAGACGTCAACAGGAATGTAATGGCTCCAGCGGCACCTTACGAAAAAGGATCTTATCCTGCTGCGAGAAAATTAGCTAATGATATTGCCGATGCTTTATCGCCCCAGAAAGCTGAGAAAACCTACATTGATTTATGGGTTGATGGCGAAATAAAATATGCCATCAAGCCAACCTCTGAAGTCAAAAGGACCAGAAAGCTTCAACAAAATCCAGGTGTTTTTAGTGGGGACAAAAATGAACCTTTATATGGTGCAACCTACTTACCAAGAAAATTCAAATGTGCAACTACAGTACCAGGTGATAATTCTGTTGATATTCTTACTCATGACATAGGACTAGTGACGTTCACTAATGCAAAAGGAACTATAGAAGGGTGTAATGTCTACGTAGGAGGAGGTATGGGTAGAACGCACAACTTAGATACGACATTCGCGAGGATAGCAGATCCCATTGGTTTTGTAGAAGGAAAATACATATTAGAGCTTGTTCAATCTATTCTCGCTCTTCAAAGAGATTATGGAGATAGAAAAACCAGAAGGCACTCAAGACTTAAATATGTTTTGCATGACATGGGTGTTGATTGGTTTAAGAAACAGCTAACAACGAAATATTTTAGGAAACGAATTGGGACCTTAAGAAACGAAGGGGATGCAATACTTGAAGATTATTTAGGCTGGCATCAACAGTCAGAGAAACTGTGGTTTGTTGGGATACCACTATTATCTGGTAGGCTTACTGGTAATGTAAAGAAAGGGCTAAGAAATATAGTTGAAAAATTCGCATTGGATATACGTTTAACTCCCAACCAAGATTTACTTTTGTGTAATATTGGTAATTATCAAAAAACCAGCGTAAAGAATGCTCTAGATGACATAGGTTTTTCAGACCCAGAGAGTCCAGAACCATTAGCCAGACATGCTATGGCTTGCCCAGCTCTTCCATTATGTGGACTTGCAATGACAGAAGCAGAGAGATTTTTGCCAGAGCTATTGGAACGAATAAACAATCAGTTAAAATCCCTAGATATTAATAAATCAATATTAGTCAGAGTTACAGGATGTCCAAACGGATGTGCTCGCCCATATATGGCAGAGTTAGCTCTTGTTGGTAGTGGTCTAAATCAATACCAACTATGGCTGGGTGGTAGCACTAATTTACAAAGATTGGCAACTCCATATCTACAAAAGATGCCTATCAATGAATTAGAGAAGACATTAGAACCTTTATTCCTTAGCTGGAAAGATACTGGAACATCATCTAGTCTTGGAGATCATGTGACTAAACTTGGCTCTGAAAGTGTAATGTCTTTACTCACCTCAAATGCACCCCCATAA
- a CDS encoding DevA family ABC transporter ATP-binding protein: MKNINSNILNIASLNHWYGQGEMRRHVLQSISMEISPGEVVVLTGPSGCGKTTLLTLIGALRKVQDGDLEVFGKQLFGASRKTRQNLRKNIGMIFQGHNLLRCLTAEQNVQMGADLLNGFSYKARRAQSREWLRAVGLEDHLSKLPHDLSGGQKQRVAIARALAARPKLLLADEPTSALDSSTGREIVDLLKKLALEQSSSVLMVTHDPRILDVADRLLRMEDGQILPSV, translated from the coding sequence ATGAAAAATATAAACAGTAATATTTTAAATATTGCATCTTTGAATCATTGGTATGGGCAGGGAGAAATGAGAAGGCATGTTCTCCAGTCTATCTCAATGGAAATATCTCCAGGCGAGGTTGTTGTATTGACGGGACCATCAGGATGTGGAAAAACCACTCTTTTAACTTTGATTGGAGCTCTTCGTAAAGTTCAAGATGGTGACCTTGAAGTATTTGGTAAACAACTTTTTGGAGCCAGCCGAAAAACTAGACAGAATCTTAGAAAAAATATTGGAATGATTTTTCAGGGGCATAATCTTTTGAGATGTCTTACCGCTGAACAAAATGTCCAAATGGGTGCTGACCTTTTAAATGGATTTTCATACAAGGCTAGAAGGGCTCAGTCTAGAGAATGGCTTAGAGCTGTTGGATTAGAAGACCACTTATCTAAGCTTCCGCATGATTTATCAGGTGGGCAAAAACAGAGAGTTGCCATTGCTAGAGCTCTTGCCGCTAGACCAAAATTACTATTAGCGGATGAACCAACATCTGCATTAGATAGTTCAACTGGTAGAGAAATTGTTGATTTGTTAAAAAAACTAGCTTTAGAACAATCCTCTTCAGTGTTGATGGTTACTCATGATCCGAGAATATTGGATGTAGCAGATCGTCTCTTGCGAATGGAAGATGGTCAAATATTGCCCTCTGTTTAG